The sequence TGCGGCATTGCCTCGGCGCATGCTGATGAGCCTCTCTCGTATGTAGAACTCGGGTGGATATTACTGGAGGCCTTGGTTGACGTGCTggccatcatcgccgtcggcCCTGAGAGTCCCAcaggcgacgacggcgtccgTCTCCACCCCGACGGCACGCCCATCTCCTCCGAGGCGCCGTTCACCGGAGTGCGTCGACTCAGCCTATTGATGTTGAACTTCGTTGGGTTTGCTTTGTCAATGTGGGGTGTCATGCTATTCGATGTCAGCCCTAcctcggcaccggcgccggcgctgtcaacgccagccgccgccagtgGTAGTGTTAGGGGCCGTTGTGGCCGTAGCAACGGTGCTCAGGCCGCCAGACAAAGGGCGAGCGCTTCGGTAACCTTGGCAAACccggcagcaggcgcggGGCAACcgtctgcagctcctgcagagGCGAAGAAGTATCAGTAGGAACGTCGTCTTCTTTTCGGTGTCACCGTGTTTCtcctgtcgctgccgccattCCTGTTGCTGCGGGCAGATGGGCGTGTCTGCGCCGGGTTGTGGACTTGATTACTGCATGCTGTACGCAATGTACccgtatatatatatatatatagagcACGTGCAAGATGTACGTTAGCGCACATTGTATGAAGGTGTGGGTAGGCATGAATGCCGCATCCTCACTCGAGTCGCCGCGACGCGCCTTGCCGCCGTGCGTGTAACTGAATATCGGCACCGAAGTTTTGTGAACTCCACGAGGCTGTGTGGCACCGTCAGAGACCCCGTCGGCCGGCATTCCCTGCGAGCCCACATTCGACACCTTTACACGCGCATGCAGACACGAAGACATATTCGCATGTCAAGGCTGCACCTTCCATGCACTcgcgctcgccctctctctcccctcgtgtgtctcgctcgcctccggcccctcaccctcccctccctcgacCACCCACCGTTTCGTGACCACCTTTTTCTCTGCTTTTTCGCCTTGCCGCGATACGCACGCatccgcgcgcgcgcacacacacatacgcacagGATTCCTTGGCGCCTTCTCAGTCTCCCACCTCCCCTCGTCTTCACTCGTTCAAACACAAACACTAACCCTCGTCTCCCTTCAAGCATAATGTCTTACACGCCGCACTACCCCGTCGTTGAATCCAACCCCAAGGTTTGGATGGACATCGAGATCGGTTGCAAGCCCGCCGGCCGCGTGACGATGGAGCTCTTCAAGGACGCCGTCCCCCAGACGGCCGAGAACTTCCGCGCGTTGTGCACGGGCGAGAAGGGCTTCGGCTACGCCAACTGCCCGTTTCATCGTGTGATCCCGGATTTCATGTGCCAGGGTGGCGACTTCACCAACGGCAACGGCACTGGCGGCAAGTCCATCTACGGCTCCAAGTTTGCCGATGAGTCCTTTGCCGGCAAGGCCGGCAAGCACTTCGGCCCAGGCACGTTGTCGATGGCCAATGCCGGCCCCAACACGAACGGCTCTCAGTTCTTCCTGTGCACAGCGCCCACGAGCTGGCTGGACGGCAAGCATGTCGTGTTCGGCCAGGTGCTGGAGGGCTATGACGTCGTCAAGGCTATGGAGGCcgtcggcagccgcagcggcaccacctcgaAGCCCGTGCGCGTGGCTGCCTGCGGACAGCTTTAACGGAGGACTGTGACGTAGGCCGAGGAGAGGCGAAActgagaggggagaaggggcggGGGTGAAGGACGGCATGTCCTCGTTCatgaaggcggagaagacTAGGGAGTGGGGAAGCAGACGATGAGCTCTCATCTGTCCGGGTGTACGAGGAGAGTGGTCGGAGGGGATCAGTGCGTGCCGCTGGGTGTGTCCGTGCATCCCGAACGTTCTggtaacacacacacacacacgccgatCCCCACTAACCTCCCGCCTGCCCAAcctttcctcctccgttTCCACACCCACCCCTGGCACCACGGCCAGATCACCCTTCTCcttgcctccctcttcccttgaTCAAGATCGTATGTGTCACAATTTTGTCTGTCTCGGTTTCTGTATGTgcgcgcggaggagggggtcgATTTCGTCgtgcctcccctcccccttccacctTCCCTTTCACGCtctgccctcttccctctaTAGTCTCTACAGCCTCTTTTCCTTGTATTTGAGTATCTCTTGATGATTTCTTCTCTGTCCCTTTCGCTGGTGATGTCCTGTCTTGCTTGatttctcttccctctcccccacctctccccccccccactgaccgcgcgtgtctgtgtctaTGTCTCTGCGGGCCCGTCTGTCTCGCGCTCGGTCAACAGCGAGCAGCACTCCTCACGTGCCGCAGGCGAGAAGGGCGGGAGGCGAGGGCAGGAAAGGGAGCCATTCTTTTATCTTTATCTTTGGTGGTGGTagtcgtcgtcctcgtcgccgtaTGTTGtgtgaagagggagagagaaaagggggaacCCCCGGCGTGGCGGTTGCGTGCCCGCACGCCTCTCCGTGTCTGTCTGCATGAGTGGGCTCGGCCACCTTCTCTTACCACGCATGCGCTTTCAGCACATAAACGGccacgcacactcacgcaccGATCTACTGGGGACGCCTACGCCTCTCTCCGCCAGCATCACTCTGTGTCTCTGCACACGCTTtggtgtggaggaggcggcccgGGTGCGAAACGGGTGTGCCTGGGCGCGtgaagaaagaaaagcaaggagggggagggggaaaggatGGGACGCGTCTTGAATAGCTCTCCACTGCTGCTACTCTGTGGCTAgtgccctctcccccattGCCCCCTCTCACTGTTCAGCCTTCAGAATTCCCtagcacacacaccaacaccaacaccaccacacaGCCTCTTTAAGATGACGAAAAGAACGAAAAATTTATGTTTCACAAAAGAAAATGAGAACAAGAGAAAGGCACATGTCACCACCACActcccgttttttttttttttttcggatTCACGCCGCACATATACGGACATGTTTGCGCATGAGCtgctgtctgtgtctgcctgtgcgtgtgtgtgtgtgtgtgtgtgcaggtaTGTTCCGGTGATCGCGGCAGATGCGCCGcatctctcgctctcctcctccgtatAGAGAAACAtaaaaagaagaaaagagagagcgccgAAAAAGAGGGAATGATTAGCGGGGCGACTCTTGCTGTTTTTCATCGGGCCTGTGCGTACACCGCCTTCGCGGCAGCACtcccgtcctcctcccctaCAGCACACTCGCACGGTCCGAATGATTCGCGTAGGCggtgcctcccccctccctctcttctccctcgcaacgctgctgctgctggtggtggtgctcaTGCCACGCTGCTCTGTGCTGATGATTTCGAGCTAGCTGATGCCGTTCTTTGTCTGCCTCACCCCTCTCCGCATCTTCCTCGCCCACTCCGTATCCACTCGGCTGAGCacctgcccccctccccaccctcttctctttcacAACCTATATCGATGCTGCCACCTTCATGTGCGGCGCAGATAGACTGCAACGGCCTGTGGCACCACCGTTACTACTGCACATCTTCTTTGCCATCCCACCCATATTCGCGTGCCCTTCGGTGCTGATTTCCGTTGCTCGCGCACGAGTAGCGCATCATCGTCCATAACTCACCATAGACGCACACATTCTGCCAGACACGCCTAAAGCTACCCTTCCCTCACACAGATAGAtatacgcacacactcgTCCCAGGCCgagaagagaggcacacacacgaactCGTACACCGTCTGCGTACCCGAAAAGCGAAGGAAAAGACGACGCCACATCCAAGCGGCAGCCGGTACATGCACGCTTGcatgtgtgtgagtgtgtgtgtgtgtgtctttaCGCCTCTGTGCGAGTGCAcgttgtttctttttttcttttgtgttttttttctttctgcgCTTCCCTTCGTGAGGCTCACCACGCATCCATAGATCAGATTCCGctccctccgccttcttGTCTTTTCCGCTCTGTCCTCCCCCGTCTCTTCTATTCACCCTCCCGTTTCTCTGATAACGCCGCCGAAATCGGTCTCCCAATGcagaagccgcagcagagttttacgacgctgcagcgcgcggcgcgcgatGGTGGTAGTGACAGCCACGCCAAAACGTGTGCTAGGCAAACGCCAGAGAACTGTGGGGTACTTCTAAAGGGCAGTCGatcgctgtcgccggcgccgtgcttTCCCGGCGATGACATATCCCCCTCTGCGCGCCAGCATTCGCAGCAGGATCACCACCTCGCCGGCACACCATTGAAGGACCATCGCCCGCCATCCTCGCAGCCTCGCGAGCCGTCTCATGCGCCTCAAAGACGCCATCcgcacaagcagcagcagcagctgagccCAGGCTTCAACCCACGCGGCTAtcgaggcgacggcgagcgtggcgtcagcggcagtggAGCCCCCAACGACTGGTGGCAGCGAACGACGCCTTTGAGCAGCAAGGCCTCTCCCCTTGGCAGCAATACTCGTCCGCGCAAGCTGTCACCGTCGGGAAACTCACCCGACGagggccgccgtcgcagtcAGCGTGAGAAGCAGATTCAGTTCGGGTACGTCACGGACGGCTACACAAACATGAAGCGGCTCATCGCGCACGATCCGCTGctgaggagcggcggcatccTCCCGCTTTCGCCACCGGACGTTTTCAAGGGGAGCAAGCGCCTGTGGGACATTCAACTCCGCAAGTGGCGTCGCGCACTGCACATGTTCGATTACGTCTTCATCGATGGCGAAGATCGCCTGGAGACACGGGCGAAGGTGCTAgaggagcagcgacggcagtggGTAAGCGAGGCATTCAACGAGATGCCGCGTGAGGCGCGGCTGAAGATCGACCTCGACACCCTGCGCGGCGTCCAgtgctcc is a genomic window of Leishmania donovani BPK282A1 complete genome, chromosome 25 containing:
- a CDS encoding cyclophilin a, giving the protein MSYTPHYPVVESNPKVWMDIEIGCKPAGRVTMELFKDAVPQTAENFRALCTGEKGFGYANCPFHRVIPDFMCQGGDFTNGNGTGGKSIYGSKFADESFAGKAGKHFGPGTLSMANAGPNTNGSQFFLCTAPTSWLDGKHVVFGQVLEGYDVVKAMEAVGSRSGTTSKPVRVAACGQL